In a genomic window of Sarcophilus harrisii chromosome 4, mSarHar1.11, whole genome shotgun sequence:
- the OVCA2 gene encoding esterase OVCA2: MIAPASRRQRLRPPPERVSLGRRPIFGFRHGPSPFPAYEMSAGAGHAPWARLGPSHFRFRLAKRLPVLRAGVAMSEPRPLLRILCLAGFRQSERGFREKTGSLRKALRGRAELLCLSGPHPIPEPAPARGPDSPEEESRGWWFSEPEAAVFSALEEPAECRGLEEALGAVERAMAKHGPLDGLLGFSQGAALAALVCALGQAGDSRFPLPRFVILISGFRPRGPRLSPPLLQAPLSLPSLHVVGETDRVIPAQESLELAGCFPGAVTLSHPGGHFIPAAAPQRQAYLKFLDQFTK; this comes from the exons ATGATTGCGCCTGCCTCGAGGAGACAGCGCCTTCGCCCGCCCCCTGAAAGAGTATCTCTTGGCCGAAGGCCCATTTTTGGGTTCCGTCAcggcccctcccccttccccgcCTACGAAATGAGCGCCGGCGCTGGGCACGCCCCTTGGGCTCGGCTCGGCCCCAGTCACTTCCGGTTCCGTTTGGCTAAGCGGCTTCCTGTTCTCCGAGCCGGCGTCGCCATGTCGGAGCCACGACCTCTGCTGCGAATTCTGTGCCTGGCCGGCTTTAGACAGAGCGAGCGGGGCTTCCGCGAGAAAACCGGGTCTCTGAGGAAGGCGCTGCGAGGCCGCGCGGAGCTTCTTTGCCTCAGCGGCCCGCACCCCATCCCAGAGCCCGCCCCCGCACGTG GACCCGATTCCCCGGAGGAAGAATCTCGAGGATGGTGGTTTTCAGAGCCTGAGGCGGCCGTGTTCTCTGCCCTAGAAGAGCCCGCAGAATGCCGGGGCCTGGAGGAAGCCTTAGGGGCGGTGGAGCGAGCCATGGCCAAGCACGGGCCCTTGGACGGACTCCTTGGTTTTAGTCAAGGGGCAGCGTTAGCAGCCTTAGTGTGCGCCTTGGGACAGGCTGGTGACTCCCGCTTCCCCCTCCCTCGATTTGTCATCTTGATTTCTGGCTTCCGCCCACGAGGCCCCAGACTCTCCCCACCTTTGCTGCAGGCGCCCCTGTCGCTACCTTCACTGCATGTGGTGGGAGAGACTGATCGCGTCATCCCTGCTCAGGAGAGTCTTGAGCTAGCGGGCTGCTTCCCCGGGGCAGTCACTCTCTCCCACCCGGGGGGCCACTTCATTCCAGCTGCTGCTCCCCAGCGCCAGGCCTATCTCAAGTTCCTGGACCAGTTTACAAAGTGA